aaaatactCACCATTGTATCACCTTGTCCACTAAAATGTGCAAAtgtgatttaaaatttatttaactgagaatttaattgaagtagaaaaattaaaaaaaaaaaaaaaataataataaaagaaaaaaaaaggaaacaaaaaaatagaaattctttgcaatatacaaatatttttctcttaccaAGATAATAAATCCTGTAATGTAATTTTACATGGGTTAGCTGGCTTAAccatatcaaatatttcatcttttacATCTTCAAAACTTACTGGTTCTTGACCATGCATTGTCATTTGCTCTTGTATTGcctgtaatataaaaatattaatactactaataaattaataagcatatttccaaaaaaaaaaaaaaaaaaaataatttttacaaacttactcgaaagaaataattaagacAAAATGTATCAAGATAACCacgattattaatatctaatatacgAAAAAGATAATGTAAGCTTTGAGGTTCGTGTCGATTTTCCAAAGCCAAGACAAAGTCCAAATAAGTTTTGTAATCCATTTCCCCTTCATAAGTTAAGCATTCTTGAAACACTCTTTCTAAAAATACACCGGTCAAAGTGCCTGTTCCATacctttaaaataatttaaattattttaatatttagaaaatataaatataaaaggaattttATAAGGCAATACCCTGCAAGCTCTTCCTTATTAAGCATTCCATTATGGTCTCTATCAAGGTTAAGATACTGGCCATAAACTTTAAGAGCAGATGGTGCTGAAAACCAATTTGCTTCTTGCAAATCTTTAGGTAAATCCTCATCTCGTAATTCTAATAGATCGTCGAGAAAACTGCATGCCAGAATATCTTGTATACGAACTCTTCCAGTTCTAAGAGGAtccaaaaagaataaaaattttctaacagctgtacatacataaaaagaatgaaatgatttttcaagaCCTTCAAGTTGCGGCAGTGTTGGTATCAgttctaaaatataattttccaggtcctatataaaagtaaatgacaaaaggacatatatataaaaaaaaaaaaaaattaatatacatattgtaaattaaaatattttggaagtagaaaaacaaaattcgtgggttatataataaagtattaaaCTTACAGATTCCCTAAGGTATCCTTGTCCAGTGACATCATACAAAGAAAGTCCAATTCGCGTTTGATGTAACCAAACTTTCCTCatgacataattaaataatgcCATTATACTTATTCTTCCATGTTGATCACCTTGTTGAAGTTTTGCAAAGACAACTGCAGTAAAATATGGACTACATTTGGTACCAGCCAATTGGCCCACTTTTTTAAAATCTTCATAATTAATCAACTGTTCTTCTCCTGACAAAGGTGGACTATGATATTTGTCTAACAATACCCATAGTgcttttaattcattattatctaataactGACGTGAACGTCTTTGTAGAAATAATGCACGTGTttcttctcttaatttttGTGGTAGTATCTCATCTTCTTTAGGTAACTaaagcatatatattttctttataaattgatcattatagtttaatatatttatcataactTTGATAAGTTTTATaccttgaaataaaatttaggtATCACTTTATAAGttaaatctttatcttttgctTTTGTGCCTTTCCATTGatcatatatttcttgaaaataatcatcCTCTATTTTTTCgctttcttcttgttccttttgttcaactggaaaaaaaaaaatatattagtaaaattgaattaacaaattatattttttaaataccaGGATATTGATTGTATCcaacataattattatgttttatatatatttacatttatttgtcAAGGCACATTTTTGCAACAACATTTCTAATTCCATTTTAACATTGAACATTGTTTAGATCCAATAAATCATGATGCGTGATCGCTACAAGTTGCTGCGATTTAGGAACGTTGTCAACAAATTTTGATGATAAGATAGTTCGCGACATTAACATCCAACTATCTGCCATCTTGTGGTAAGGCTATAATCGATTTATGGTTAAAGCagatataaattatcgatagtcgaaataattatattatattatattatcgatccATCTCGAACACGTAGTACTAGATGTTCTTTCAATCTCGATATTTGAAATTCAATTTCGAATTATAAgcaattttcttaatattgaGGTGTATAATACTTGTTGtgaattaatcaaataagataaagaaatattaatgtattacgTTTATTGAATGTACACCATTGACTGATTAATCAATACACATTACCAGGGTTACAGAAATTccgaaatttatttacaaatggTTGACACTTTAAAACTACCGAGGACCATTTAACTGAAGCGATTAAAAATGTCATTGAGTACAGAATATATAATTGCACCATGGGAAGCCGAGGCTTACGTACAGAGTTTAGAAATATCGGATTTGCAAGATATCTGCacaaaaaagtagaaaacTTTTATCACTCGTAAGATAtgcatatttttatctaataaaaaatgtaatttattttagatgGTTCGAATTCCACAAAAGATTGATCTTGCTAAATCAGCAAAGTGTTCTTGAAATCAGTGACTTTCGAGAGGAGAGCATCAAAGAGtggtttgtttgtttaaaaaaagtaCATCGTATTccaaaataatattcgtaaaatttcatatcatatcatgattatatttattaagatcattttctttttcagataccaattttaatatacgaaGTTATTCAAATTGATATATGGAAACACAAAATATTTCCccttttaatcgatataaataacgaGCCGGAAAATACGTTTATGTTATTTAGCATATTCTATCACGAAGACGTAGCAGCTTCATTgttagaaaatgttttatttcattgcgAAAGCGCAATTACAATGGACGATTCTGTTCTCGATCTTATCGATTATGCGGTTAAATCTGTGACTGTTCTTCTCAATAGAAATGATatcgaaatatatgaaaatttaaaagatccCAGGTAAAGaatggataagaaaaaaaaaaaaagaaaaaagaaaaaaaaactaactctactatcgataattattttaacttttcgtttttctttttttttttttatcagttgTTGCttagaagaaatattagaaaagaagaaagaacttGAATTCGATATTGGAATGAGATGTATCTCGATTCTACGATATTTGGCTGAATTTTTAGATAGCCTACCACTTTGCGCAATTTCCCGAATGTTATCTGTACACGATATTCCGTATTTACTTGTTCAACTAATCGAAAATCATCCCTGGTCAAAGAATGATGCCGAAGGTGAATTAGATGAATAAAGTTTTAAACGAGTAATTATTTATCTGACATCTTTTAGGAAATCTTATGTTATACGACGGTAAATGGAACAAAGTTAAAGACAACGAAGAAGGTAAAATTTCAAAGGTAGAAGCACAAATATGGTTTGGTTTGCGAGAATTACTTCTTAATCCAAAATGCGGCCCATACTACGAAATTACTGAACACAGACTAACACATTTATTAAAGGTATCTCATTACtgtgtttataaataatgcaaatttaaatacaaaaaatttctttgttttttagttACAGAAATACTTGCACGAAATCGTATTAGATCAAATTGCACCATTGATTGATCTTAAAAGATGGTTAAGTTACTTAAGTATGTCAGCAACTTCATCAGCAACATCCCGTCCTGTCTATGTCGAAGTGATTCCTcaggtaaaaaaaataacataaaaacatCATTTTACTGTCACGCAAATTGAGTATAGAAATATTGAAGACATTTGTACATTTAATTGAATCATAGATAAAACCAATGATTTtggaaaaatatcataaaaaatggaaaaaattggCTAAACATCAAGCAAAGTCTATATTTACTAAGGACACTGACTATATTAAAAGTTCTGCACAAATTTTAAGCGATGCCTATGACTTGGATAAATTGGATtgtatagatattaaaaaatgttttttgtgTCAAGAACAAGCTAAAAAGCGTTGTTCCAAATGCAAGGAGGCGTGGTATTGTGGACGGTAATTTTTAATCAGTGAAATATTTGATGATTGCCGGAACAATacttaaaagattttatattgtttacaGAGAATGCCAAGTAAAAGATTGGACCAATCATAAAGATATTTGtgagaaaataacaaatagcAGAAGTGATAATCCaaattgagaataaaaaagtcaaatctgatataaataaataatcgatacttataaaggtatataataatttatatccatgattatgtagaatattttattaaaaggatTTAATGTACAGAACTTTGTTTAAGGTATTCCATCAAAACATCTTTAGCTGGTGTGTCTTCTCCAAAGTCctgcaaatataaaatttctataaataaatgaataatttctctttaacaaaagtataacaattaatttaaaagatatcagAATGGCATGATTACAGCATTGCAATTTTATATTACGGGTTCTACTCAGTAGAGGGAGCCATATTTATCATCATATAACATGTTCAAAACtctattaatacaaaattatttccaaatataaaagttccattatcaatttttaccTTAATAACAACACAAGAGCATCCAACGACTTTACGAGCTTTGCCAGCACTGTCAATTTTGCATAGTCCAGCCCATTCAcccaattttttattattatctacttTAATAAGTGGAATTTGATGTTCATTGCAAAGTGCTTGAACTAATTTTTTGTACATCGGTTCGTCGCAATTATCAGCTAAAATGCACAGCATCGCTTGCCTCctaaagaatagaagaaaaaaaaaaaaaaacttgaaaaCATTTTACACGAGTATTctttatctgaaaaaaaaactttgttaTTGTCGTGTCAGAAATTTAAAGCATAAAAACAgcatgtatattttatatgggTTCTGCTCAGAAGAGGGAGCCATAAATATcatcattcattaatttcaaaatgcttcataaataataattatatttaacttaCTTGTCCAATGCTTTAGCAGCTTCATGAAGACCATGAACTACTCCATCGTGAATGAGAGCATTTTTTAAAACTTCTTGTAGTGCTGTATTTACGTCCATAGGACCTCCTGCAGTGATCGCAGAAGGCCCATCATCACTGcaaattatattcgataaataatattgtttaacgAAAAACCGTATTAACACCTAAGCGACTAAAGATCAAGTTAACACTTTTAcaaatatctacatatttactataattaatTCCTTTACAATACAGATTCTTAAGGAacataaatcataaatttatattcactCACTTCTATTTATATAGTTTAACTCTAAAAACtttagaatgaaattatttgtgTACACATAACCACACTTACGTTCCCACGTCGGACATGTTTCTACTGGTTCAAAAAGCTGAAATAATTACACAAcattagtatttttatattacaaattacattttgatatttttttgtgtAAAAAACAGAACGATGACACTATAATAAACCGATATTCAGCGCGCTGCCATACAGCATGCTTCCATTTACCTTTTCttaagaggaaagagaaatggcTTCCACTAGATCATGCGGCTTGTTGCTACATTCATTGTCAACTCGATTCGTCTTTTGATTGGCTGATGTTGCGAATGGAGCAGACATCTATAATCATTAACGTAGAACTAACATAGACTCACAAACTTTTCCAATTTCATGCTATTTATATGTTCGACAATGGGTAAGGTAGTTTACATCTACATTTGGTAAAAACGAAAAGGTTAAATCATTTGCATAACAATTTCAAAACCTTGAAGAATGTAACTATCAATGTTGATAACGAAATATTCAACGTTAtcaaaaatttgattaatgaGAGACATTGTCAGTTATATCAGATAtcaggagaagaaaaatattcaatttttagcttcttattatttattactccttaatattacatacgtatgtatttattgaaTAGATTCAATCCCAagtttattaaatagaaagtTGTGTCttacaaaatatacataagaaTTGTACATGAGAATGCGAATGCAATTCTTGCGTTCATTTCAAATCGAATTCAGAATTTCCCTTAACAACGATTAAATCCacgtttctttctattcgttaAAAAGTTCTGTAGAAATTCACGTTGTTCACAAATTCGACGAATAAAAGTTCGCGTTACGTCGGTGGCGAATATCGATGATATGGCCAACAGTAATGCGGTGgaggcggcggcggtggtggcggAGGCGGAGGTATAGAATGATGCTGAGATGCGGTTGCACCTCCGCTCGAATAAAGATGATGAGCGTGATGCGCGTGATGAGGATGACAGTTCGGTCCAGTTCCTCGAGAAGACGTGGGTGGATCCATCGCTATGCCCGCTTGAGCTTGACACGCCATCATTAGACCATGAAAGTCGAATTTGTACGCGTAACGTTTCCCGTGCACCTttgtcataatatttttatcataataataccTGTAACGgcaaaaagattatatttgaaagaaactgcaatattttctattcttatattataagataattacattcaatttttcttttttccaaatagatttttataggTAGACCTGATGTGGAATTTAATTTCACATCAGTTTGATATCAAAACGAATCAATTAGTCATTAGAAGgcgacgaaataaaaatcattcgaaaCAATTACCTGAGCGCCCGCGAAAGTTTATCATAATTCATATTGGGCTTGCTTTTGCGCTCTCCCCATCTTCGTGCGACTTCGTCCGGATCAGTTAGCTTGAATTCACCGTTAGATCCCTCCCATGCTATGCAGGAAGAATTGGACGAATCCGAGAGTAGCTCCAGCAGGAATTGCCAGAGTTGAACCTGTCCGCCTCCGACCGCCCCGGAACCACCGGTTCCAGCTGTCGATCCAATCAGCGAGCAAGTCCGTTGTAGGAGGCCGAACCTTTCTACGAGAAGGAAACAGAAATACGCATGCGACGTGATACTCCTCGAGTCGAGGTCGAGCTGTTAAATTCGTTACAAGTGCTATGGTCGAACCTCTCATCCCTCTCCTTCATCCTCATCTCTtttatccttccttttcctcctctcgctctctctctctctctctctctctctctctctctctctctcccccgctctctttctctctctctctttcttttctattttatcttctctatttatatatttacaagctTACGTCATCGAGTATCAAATATGTCTCGattaaaatcgacgaaaagaaaaaagctttaGAGAGGGATAAGATGGTGAGAATGGAGTAGGAGATGATCAGACCTCCCAGAATTtgttcgaaaaagagaaacgattcaTCGACCTTcgttatctataatatattcctCAAAATTATGCGTGAAAATCGACGACAGGAGATTTGCCCTGTGTTTCAacatatcgtatttttttaaaacaacaataataaatcgGGAGACGCTTAAAACGATTATACGAGATGATGTACCGTTATAAATAAACGCAGCTGCCGAAGGATGTAATCTGCTGTCCTGCTCAAGACGCAGTGGGTGAGTCTGAATCCTCCACATTACGTTTGACTAATCATTCACCGTGTGAACACCACTGGACGACAGGCCCATCTTTTCCTTGAATACATAGATCGATGTGCCTTCTCAAAAATTTCTTCCAATTTAACATTAATGTTCTCTGCATTAATAGTCTGTTAAAAAGTTCACCGTACGAAGTTTCAAAATGACACCTAATGCTaggaaagataagataaaatataaagaaaaattataatcaagaAAGTATATCTGAATTAGAAGATATGTAAATAAACATCGTTTGTTTTTCTACAGAGAAaccaaacaaacaaaaaaacttGCTCAATTTTGAAACTTAAAAATGAGGATCTatgtatattagaaataagtTTATGGTATAATCTCTGGTGTTATAATCGCATTCCAATGgaattatatactattatattcaTCGAGATTATTGCTTATCGAACGTAAAtacagattatatatataagttaagaATTCAATTTCTCATCgctattattaaacattacaGGATACGAGAAAATCACATTACTATAGGAATAGTAATTTCATAGCACGTAATTTAAATGACATAAAACGTGACAAAATGTTAATTTGCTATAcaattgttcctttttctaaaaatcattttttgaattaaataaaagttttcttgTTGTTacacggaaaaagaaaaataaaataaaaaaacaactcACATCTTACACACACGATCGTTAAAGTTTATGCGTTAAATGTGGCGgtagtaaaaaaaatcgtaaatgtGATGTTTACAAGATGAACGAAAAGTTCAAAATAAAGCGATTGTCGATGGAATCGAACACGCTTGTCGGTGGACAGAGTGAAACTGACAGACCTTTGCCCTCTGTGATTCAGCTCTTATCGTCCCCACTCTTTGGAATACCTTTGCACTTCTCTACGTACGCGAAGCTGTCTCCACCCTCGACGCCCCTCCTGCATCTTCACGAGGTCTATTGTCACCCCCGAACCTCAGACTGCCAGGCCACGCATTCAGACTCTCctcctcgtttcttttccttttcgtctCTCCTTTTCGAACCACCattctatttccttctctctattcGCATACtcgaaaatgaaagatatacgTTTGATTGGAGTTTTCTCGTTTGATAAAACGATCCACGCATTTTCTAAGGAAAactctaataaaaatattcttcgtgattatttataacattcgttattattaagaaagatTATTGAAATgctcataaaatatttttatctaaatcaataattatagttataacaTGCACGTTAAATATCATGTGTAATATATTACGtagcaataatttttcttaacataaaatatttcgcatttattattaatatttattctcgaATCAAACTGTTTACGTgcaatttgaagaaaaataattatctcatACGTACATAATAATAGAACGCAACGCGATAACATCAGATATGACGTTTATTCAAACGGAAGTGAAAACTGTCGTAGGTCCTTGTGACgcgtaaaattatttcacataCGTCGAAGATCCAAGGGATGTTTCGCGCTCATCAAGAAAACAATATAGTCGCGTCCTGTGGCGAGCTTAGCGTCCCCAGTCCGCAGAATTTCCCCAGGTTCAAAGTGTATAAgcgggagagaaagagaaagaaagaaagacagagggggagagaaagagagagagagagagagagagagagagagagagagagagagagagatggtaaaACGAGAGAAGGAGGTGAGAAGAGGAGCAAAAGAGCAGAAGAGAGCTAGAGTAGGGGTGCAGTTTGCGCCGTAAGGCCGTAACCCCTCGTGGCACCATCTTTCCACCGCCCTAAACACTCGATGGTTTATTCATGAGGACACTCTCACCGCGATAACACTGATTCGTTTAATAAACGGGtacctctctctcactctcaatGTGAACGTACAACGTTATTCAAACGGACGATATATCTCTTGGGCTTACCATGCCAAGATTACTGCTGCTTCTTCTCTTCGTGTGCTCttcttctattctattctttcgtttctttccacTAGAAGCCGAACTTTTCGTCTTTGCGGAATACGACTCGGCGGACCCAGGCCCAGACTTTTTCATCCTCTTACACGTTTATATTTCCATATTTCAACTTCAACTATACACTTCGGTACTCCCTGATTATGATACTTTttctgtacatatatgtacgtgtgtaatATTTTTAGTTGATATTTATGTCGAGGATAAAGCTTTTCTTTTAAGTATTGTCAAATGTACACTTATGTTTTCTTATGAATATTCTAATGTTATTTCGAGAATAATTAATGTGCGCTTATCATCATCCATCTTAGATATGTAAATCGTTTGGTCATTTATTAAGCGACGTACAAACAATATCTAcctataatcttttttcaaaagatcgaCTTTAAATGGAACACTTCATAGAACGGTCCTTTATCGATCGTAATGAATTTCAAAGTCACAGTCACAAACGTACAAACGATCGACATAAGTCTTTTCCCGTCTGATCGAATTTAGACGAAGGGTGTGAATGGATACGGACGGATATAAAACCATTATCGCCCTCTATATTTACTTTTCCGCTGGACTGGCTTTATCTCTAATAGATCGCGCCCTCGTTAAGAGTTCAGATAAGGTCATAGAGAACGCAGAACCAACCCTGGGGAACGGTTAACCTCTTCCGGTCACTCTTGGTCCGAATTGAAACTCTTATTAGCCCCCTCCTCTCCCGCTACCATCGACCTCTGCCGACCCTGCGCCATTTAGATTTATTGCATGGATTGCGTTAATGCTCCCCCATCGTTGAAGTTTCTTAACGCGTAAAAGTaacgttgaaaataatgaatcggATGATTATCATTGTCGCAACTCGTTCTAtctaataaacaatattatcattCAAAAGAACTCATTTATATGGTTTCattatttacaatgaaaaatgttCTTGTTATCCTTCGACCTTTCGGATGATAACAAAATCACTTGCCGTCGATTCGCTGAGCTCATTTAAGAATTCTAAATCTAAGAAGATCGACGCATTGTTTTTAAGATAGACAGACGaaatagattttaaaaattttcgattcaaTTTGAGTTAATTTGATTACACAACCAACATGTATTTGCGCAGCAGATCTGACTCACCGTGAACTTTCTCATCTTGAAGCAAAGCTAGACTGTACACACCGGTCGCCTGTAAACGTAAGTAACCGAGATGCCTCGCCAAAATTCGACCACCCGGAAAACGTTGCCATTCCTCCAAAGACAATTTCAGTAACTCCTTTCCGGTCGATGGAAGAGTCTTCGATGTCGGTGATGGTTTTATCGAAAATGCTTGGCTGCACCATGAAATCCATGACGCTATGTGACTCGAATTCCATTCGGATGGATctataaagttaaaaatttacaaaattcaaacctgatttataatagatcgtatgaagatttataaaaaaataaacaattgtaAGTCGTTTGATACGTGTAAACGATCTATTTAATCAGAATGCAACGAGTTTGTTTTATGAACATAATAAGGCATGATGGTACTTACCATATGGCACCATAACCGGACTTGAATCAATCAATCGTTCTTCCTCTAATTccaattgtttttcttccttttcttcgaaGTTAAGACttgatttattctttttttccggcACATTAGCATCGCCAGAACGACACGCCAAACGACAAGTAATATTCTCTTTGGAaatttcatcgttatcataTTTTTCCCCGTCGAAAGATACCGCCGAGTTTTCACAAGAGACTCGAAGAAGCGTTTCGAGTTTTGCAGTAATGTCATGATTCGATTCATTACTTTCGTCTTCGCTCTTCATCGAATCGTTAAAATTCGCAAATAAATCTCTCGATTCTTCTCGAGAATCTtctttagatttttctttctcattgttCTTGAAAATCCAACTAGATCGATGTTCAGAAACAGAAAACTtattgatcgatcgagaaCAATCTTCGTCTTCTTGGGGCAATCGTGTGATTTGCACTGACGCGTTCGACGTCGTGCaacgttcttcttcttgatcCTTGTTCTTTGCGTTCGCACATCGCGAATGATTCACGGACATTGAcatcaacgataaaaacgagaacgacgacgtcgaggaaaaggaaaagtatgaATCGTGTGTTGCGTCTCGACCACGCACCGACTGACTCGTCGTGTATTGCTCGACTCAAACGATTTCTTCCTTGAAATTTGCGTGCGTCATCGAGCTCTTCCTGGTCTAAACCCTTTCTCACGGTTCGATTCACGGTGCCGTCGACGTGAAAAGTAAGTAAGTGAAAGATATCGAGATTCGACATCAGAGATCTTCTTACGATGATCCTTTGCTATCGATTTGGATCTTATAACACTAATATCGGCACTAACATCGGTTCTATCGGATCATCGGTTCTATCTGTTTTTCGTAAAGTTTTTTGTTCTTCGCTTTTGTTCAAACTAAAAttgaaactttttattaatgcaaaatatttcacaattttGTTATCGTTGACCAAATAATCTAGTGTAATACATCTTTCTTTGACATTAAAGTTCCAGGAAAAACAAAACTTACGCATAggtaatcgaatttatttgttgtaatttatataactatGACTATGCAGAAATCGATGTTGAAGTCACAAAAATTCTGCTTGTGATacttatcaaattaaaataatcaacgataagatctaatataaaaaatattgttaccTAATAGTcgaatatatacgaatatatatatatatattttttttagtaacTTTACATATAAGTATCAACcggataaaaatgttatttaacaATCACAAAGCGTTAATATGACAATgtttttttaacgatcgtaTACACTATTAACGAtgcaaaatatatacgtactgaACGTGATAATGTGTGGCTatcgaagaattttctttacacTAGATTGACTGATATTTAATCTTCGAAAttaaatgcttttttttttatttcttttttttttttatacgtatgcACATCCACGTGCgaaggagatagatagataagagaaagaaacacagTATTTTCGATAGACTACACGGATTGTGTCACGAATAGGCTACTCGTCGTGAATGGAGCCGTGAAACCGAAGGCTCTCTCAATTGGCAGTGTACGAATTCttggaaggaagaaggagaccGGCTGTGGCAGGTCTCGGAGCTCGCATCGTCCAACGCTGAATCACAGTCGAGATCAGCCATCTTtacccatttttttttcaccttcgGGCTCACATTCAGATCTGCCCGGTGATGTGTACGATCACCGTAGTATTCTAACAACTAAgtggataatatatatatatatcaaaaacgaataatatgaaaatgcGTAGGTATGTACGATggatttcttattattctcaACTAAATTCTTTCCATACAATTCTTTCGTTTAACAAACGAACGTGATGTTTTTAACGTTTGATTTGACTATTTCCATTCAAATCATATTTGTAAACAAATGATTATATCGtacaataaatcattttttcacTGTTTATTacaagattcttttttttacgtataatgAAGAGATCTTTTCGTTTAATTGTTTAACAAT
This Vespa velutina chromosome 22, iVesVel2.1, whole genome shotgun sequence DNA region includes the following protein-coding sequences:
- the LOC124956599 gene encoding DNA-binding protein Ets97D-like isoform X2, with the protein product MSMSVNHSRCANAKNKDQEEERCTTSNASVQITRLPQEDEDCSRSINKFSVSEHRSSWIFKNNEKEKSKEDSREESRDLFANFNDSMKSEDESNESNHDITAKLETLLRVSCENSAVSFDGEKYDNDEISKENITCRLACRSGDANVPEKKNKSSLNFEEKEEKQLELEEERLIDSSPVMVPYDPSEWNSSHIASWISWCSQAFSIKPSPTSKTLPSTGKELLKLSLEEWQRFPGGRILARHLGYLRLQATGVYSLALLQDEKVHERFGLLQRTCSLIGSTAGTGGSGAVGGGQVQLWQFLLELLSDSSNSSCIAWEGSNGEFKLTDPDEVARRWGERKSKPNMNYDKLSRALRCTGNVTRTNSTFMV
- the LOC124956419 gene encoding zinc finger MYND domain-containing protein 10 translates to MSLSTEYIIAPWEAEAYVQSLEISDLQDICTKKWFEFHKRLILLNQQSVLEISDFREESIKEWFVCLKKIPILIYEVIQIDIWKHKIFPLLIDINNEPENTFMLFSIFYHEDVAASLLENVLFHCESAITMDDSVLDLIDYAVKSVTVLLNRNDIEIYENLKDPSCCLEEILEKKKELEFDIGMRCISILRYLAEFLDSLPLCAISRMLSVHDIPYLLVQLIENHPWSKNDAEGNLMLYDGKWNKVKDNEEGKISKVEAQIWFGLRELLLNPKCGPYYEITEHRLTHLLKLQKYLHEIVLDQIAPLIDLKRWLSYLSMSATSSATSRPVYVEVIPQIKPMILEKYHKKWKKLAKHQAKSIFTKDTDYIKSSAQILSDAYDLDKLDCIDIKKCFLCQEQAKKRCSKCKEAWYCGRECQVKDWTNHKDICEKITNSRSDNPN
- the LOC124956599 gene encoding DNA-binding protein D-ETS-6-like isoform X1; this translates as MSMSVNHSRCANAKNKDQEEERCTTSNASVQITRLPQEDEDCSRSINKFSVSEHRSSWIFKNNEKEKSKEDSREESRDLFANFNDSMKSEDESNESNHDITAKLETLLRVSCENSAVSFDGEKYDNDEISKENITCRLACRSGDANVPEKKNKSSLNFEEKEEKQLELEEERLIDSSPVMVPYDPSEWNSSHIASWISWCSQAFSIKPSPTSKTLPSTGKELLKLSLEEWQRFPGGRILARHLGYLRLQATGVYSLALLQDEKVHERFGLLQRTCSLIGSTAGTGGSGAVGGGQVQLWQFLLELLSDSSNSSCIAWEGSNGEFKLTDPDEVARRWGERKSKPNMNYDKLSRALRYYYDKNIMTKVHGKRYAYKFDFHGLMMACQAQAGIAMDPPTSSRGTGPNCHPHHAHHAHHLYSSGGATASQHHSIPPPPPPPPPPPPHYCWPYHRYSPPT
- the LOC124956421 gene encoding 40S ribosomal protein S12 isoform X2, with product MDVNTALQEVLKNALIHDGVVHGLHEAAKALDKRQAMLCILADNCDEPMYKKLVQALCNEHQIPLIKVDNNKKLGEWAGLCKIDSAGKARKVVGCSCVVIKDFGEDTPAKDVLMEYLKQSSVH
- the LOC124956418 gene encoding serine/threonine-protein phosphatase 2A regulatory subunit B'' subunit gamma-like, whose translation is MFNVKMELEMLLQKCALTNKFEQKEQEESEKIEDDYFQEIYDQWKGTKAKDKDLTYKVIPKFYFKLPKEDEILPQKLREETRALFLQRRSRQLLDNNELKALWVLLDKYHSPPLSGEEQLINYEDFKKVGQLAGTKCSPYFTAVVFAKLQQGDQHGRISIMALFNYVMRKVWLHQTRIGLSLYDVTGQGYLRESDLENYILELIPTLPQLEGLEKSFHSFYVCTAVRKFLFFLDPLRTGRVRIQDILACSFLDDLLELRDEDLPKDLQEANWFSAPSALKVYGQYLNLDRDHNGMLNKEELAGYGTGTLTGVFLERVFQECLTYEGEMDYKTYLDFVLALENRHEPQSLHYLFRILDINNRGYLDTFCLNYFFRAIQEQMTMHGQEPVSFEDVKDEIFDMVKPANPCKITLQDLLSCGQGDTMVSILIEFHGFWAYENREAMAADTGDESSHV
- the LOC124956421 gene encoding 40S ribosomal protein S12 isoform X1 — protein: MSDVGTDDGPSAITAGGPMDVNTALQEVLKNALIHDGVVHGLHEAAKALDKRQAMLCILADNCDEPMYKKLVQALCNEHQIPLIKVDNNKKLGEWAGLCKIDSAGKARKVVGCSCVVIKDFGEDTPAKDVLMEYLKQSSVH